The Triticum dicoccoides isolate Atlit2015 ecotype Zavitan chromosome 6A, WEW_v2.0, whole genome shotgun sequence genome has a window encoding:
- the LOC119314531 gene encoding uncharacterized protein LOC119314531: MSTTSASRPSGPTLLSPFPNYKSASLSRVKLSAGGSPVKSVSVSSPPSSPVGGAAKIRRTCMCSPTNHPGSFRCSLHKERKQEAVPAVSSKRACPPSPPPIGSGCSRRIVNVLAQRVPMGTGHWARRALAPSPTVQQLQHRKRADRFRAGASRLSAASMAGGRAGGSNQ, encoded by the coding sequence ATGTCGACGACGTCTGCCTCCCGGCCCAGCGGCCCCACCCTTCTGAGCCCCTTTCCGAACTACAAATCCGCCTCGCTCTCCCGTGTCAAGCTCTCCGCCGGCGGCTCGCCGGTGAAGTCTGTCAGCGTCTCGTCTCCCCCATCCTCTCCCGTGGGCGGCGCCGCCAAGATCCGTCGGACATGCATGTGCTCCCCGACGAACCACCCGGGCTCGTTCCGTTGCAGCCTCCACAAGGAGCGCAAGCAGGAGGCGGTCCCAGCCGTCAGCAGCAAGCGAGCCTGCCCGCCTTCGCCGCCGCCCATCGGCAGCGGCTGCTCTAGGCGCATAGTAAACGTGCTAGCGCAGCGCGTCCCCATGGGCACCGGGCACTGGGCGCGCAGGGCGCTGGCTCCGTCTCCCACTGTACAGCAGCTGCAGCACAGGAAGCGCGCCGACCGGTTCCGCGCCGGGGCCAGCCGGCTCTCCGCCGCATCCATGGCCGGAGGCCGCGCAGGCGGCAGCAACCAGTAA
- the LOC119318359 gene encoding uncharacterized protein LOC119318359, with the protein MATAAASRPSGPVLLTPFPNYQSASRSRVKLSAGGSPVKSVSALSPPSSPVGSAAKIRRSCMCSPTNHPGSFRCSLHKERKQGAVPAVSSKPASPPSPPPIGSGCSRRMVNVLAQRVPMGTGHWARRALAPSPTVQQLQHRKRADRFRAGASRLSGVSMTDGRAGSINQ; encoded by the coding sequence ATGGCAACGGCGGCTGCATCTCGGCCCAGCGGCCCCGTGCTTCTGACCCCCTTTCCCAACTACCAATCCGCCTCGCGCTCCCGTGTCAAGCTCTCCGCCGGCGGCTCGCCGGTCAAGTCCGTCAGCGCCCTGTCTCCCCCCTCCTCTCCCGTGGGCAGCGCCGCCAAGATCCGTCGGTCCTGCATGTGCTCCCCGACGAACCACCCCGGCTCGTTCCGTTGCAGCCTCCACAAAGAGCGCAAGCAGGGGGCGGTCCCAGCCGTCAGCAGCAAGCCCGCCtccccgccatcgccgccgcccatCGGCAGCGGCTGCTCTAGGCGCATGGTAAACGTGCTAGCGCAGCGCGTTCCCATGGGCACCGGGCACTGGGCGCGCAGGGCGCTCGCGCCGTCTCCCACTGTACAGCAGCTGCAGCACAGGAAGCGCGCCGACCGGTTCCGTGCTGGGGCCAGCCGGCTCTCCGGCGTCTCCATGACCGACGGCCGCGCAGGCAGCATTAACCAGTGA